The DNA segment GATTTTTCCAGAGGATTACATTATATGTGTGATTTGCATTTTGATGAATTGCCGAGGTATTTTTGACATCAACCATGGtccaattttatatttttacgtTTGGACGATGATCAAGATCGATTACCGAGTATTTGAGCACATTAACTTttcatgataataattttgatattaTTGATAAATCACCACCgaaagtgaataaataaatgaatgcgTAACAGCGCAAACACACGAGTCTGATATTCGCAGTCACGTAAACAGAGTTAAACATGGATATGCAAGAGGCCAGTGCTTATCAATCGAGATGAGTACTGTACCGACAATTATACTACAAACACTTAACAGATGCTGAAACAGgggttttgaaattttattatttttcgcgATCGACGATGAATttgattattgaaataaaggaaaaagaaTGATAAATCATGATTATGGTAAAAGTCTGGGGTTGAAGCGTCCCATATGGAGAATCAAACCGGTGGGATTGTGACGAACGAAGTACAAAAATGGTCTATCTAATTTTAGTCTTGGCTTATCGATGTCTTCTCTCTGTATTGAGGAGGATGGCTCTGAAACTTTTGATTGATATGTCTTGGGTTCTAATGCAAATAGCCGGGCATTTCTCTGTGTACCCGATGGGTAAACTTCTACGTGATGCCTACCGCTTTGAATATTCTCATCTCCACAGGTACTGAATAGATTCATCTGTAAGAATGATTTTTCGAGGTAAATCTTCAATACACCCAACTTCCAAACTTGGCCTCTCTTATTTATTATACAAACTCACCTGCAGAACATCCGTCAAATGTAAATCAATACCAACTCCATTGATTCCCTTGAGATCTGCATGTTTATCGAACAAATCTTGCAGTCCCATTTTCTTCAATGCTGCAGTAGCATTTATGACACTCCTGTGACTGAATTTCGGTACTTGAAGTTCTAGGCCAGGTCGTGGAATAACCACCTTGAGCAATTTGTTCCAAACTCCATCGTGAGTCGCGCCCCGGATAAGTCTCTCTTCCAGGAGTTCTACATTATCCCCAGGTGCGGTGAATCCTTGTTGTCCAGGAATAACAAAAATCATGGAAACTAATTTGTGTGGACCGCCTAAAGCAATAGCCGTGGCATCGAGATTGGGCTCATAACCAGCTAGTATTCCTGCTCTCCAAACGGTCGATGGCACTGGTACTAGTTTTCTTTGTCGTACAGCTGGTGATACTGCAAAATAGAGTTCTCCGTCTCTACCATCTGAACTCGCGTCCTTGGAGTTGCAGTCTGTTTGAAAGACATTGGCCGATAAAGCGGCTAATGGCGAGATCAGGGGAATGGTATTTGATCGAACGAAATCCTTTATTCTCCCTCCAGTTTGTTTTCTCACCATTAAATTAGTCCTTCTTCTAACTAAATCACTGATTGTCGCAAAATTCACTTCGGCAACAACTCCATCGTAAAACTGCTGCGCTTGTTCTTTATAAAAAGGCAATAACTTTCGAATTTTTACCCTGTCCGCGAATAGTTCTCGTACAAAAGCTGCATTTGCTATTCCCTGCTTGCGAGCCAATCCCACGGAATCCGTTACATTTTGGAAAATCAAATGAGGATTGAAGGATGCAACATCATCTAGTTTCagcaaattattcattttctcgGATGTTGGACCTCTGGCACCGAGAAATACCATGGCTAGCATGCTTGTCATTCCAAATGGAGACACTGCTAACGATCTTCCTGAACTTAAGCCCTCATTAGTCGCTGTCCAGAAGGAGAAGGCAAGATCGTTGCAGAGGTTTACGAAGTAAGAGACGTCTGGTTCTAGAGCCTTCACGCTTAAGTCTAAAGCCTCATCGGTTTTTAAATGCGTCAGGGGAATTCGATCAGTCGGTTTTTGCTTTGGTTCGGTGGTTGTTTCAGGGATAGGAGGGGCTGTGATCGGCTCGTCAATTGGCCGTTTTGCTTGGATCTTTGGATTTACTGCTGTTGAGGGTGATTTTTGGGGGATCAATGTCCATTTTTCAGAATTCTGATAGTTTTCATGTTTCTTGACTGGTGGAGTTAGTGGAGATGGGGTTGTCTTCGGCAGTTTCTTATCCGATTGGGATATATGATTTATAGGGATCAGAGGGAGCTTCTCCATTATTTCCATACTTGAATCCTTCTTCTGATCCTTTATCTTCAAGGTTTTGTTGGTTTGAGAGATTTCGGTTGttggaggaagaggaggagagGGTGCTACTGTTTCTCCTAGCTTTTTGTAAGGATCGTTTTCGTAAACATTCAGTGATGGAAAGGGTGTTAACTTCTGAGCAACTTCTTCATCTttcgtatatattttttgtgttACATTATTGCTTATCGAAGGCATTGGTTTTACTGCAGGTTTGTTATATCTGTGATGAACAATGGGAAGATCCTCCAATTGAATCTGCGAGGGGATTAATGTAGATATCGATGAGAGATTTAAATTATCTTCTGTTTTACTTGCTGCAATTTCTTGGGCCTCTGTTCTCTCACGATCAGTTACATTTTTTCTATCATCTTCTGTTGTTTCTAAATTAGCTTGTGATGATACAGGTACCTCTGTTGATGTTGCCATGAAATTTACATCTGTTTTTGATACTTGattgtttaatttaattgcCGGAGTCTTTGGTTGGTCAAGTGTTGTAGACTCaacttttgttttatttttgtaaagCACAGGGGCTATCTTGTGACTGTGAACCATTGGAAGTTCATCGAAATTAATCTGTTGCATCATTGCTATTGTTTTATTGTAACCCGCGGTCGATTGCCATTCCTCAGTGGTCATTGCTTCAACAGTTGTTTCTTCAAGTTTCACTTGAACATCTTCTTTCTTCTCTCCATCAACGATATCAActttattgataattaacgAAAGATTTTCActcgatttttcattgtttgagAAGCCAGCAATTAAGCTACTAGAGATATTATTCACTGTGATACTTCCTCTCGCAGGAAGGGTTAAATTTACAAGTTCTGGAGCGGCTGCATGTCTTTCAGGTACCAGAGACTCAATTATTTGATTGACTGTCGTAACTGGATCTGTCAATTGAATTCTTACCACTGGAGACTCTTCCACGGATATCATTGAATCATTCACATTTGGAGAAGCTGTCGTCTCAACCGGTGCCATTATGTCGATTCTAACGATTGGGGTTTCTGTGGCTTCTGTTGATACTGATGGCCTCAGTTTCGAAACCTTTACGGTATTGCTATCATATAATGTGACATTCATCTTATTAGAGGGAGTTGTATTTGTGAATATTGGTAGGAGTGGGTTAGGAATTGATGGCTCTCGAATTGACGGTGATAATGAAGGGACGGTGCTGGAAACTATCCCCTGATTTTTCACATCTTGAGAGGTCGATGATGGACTGCTAGAGTTGGTGTTTGTTGAATTGTTTCTGAAGGGTAATGAGGGCTCGATTATAGCTTCAGATATTTGAGAAATCATACTTGATAACGAGTCTTCTAACTCAATTAACAATGGTGTTTCCTGCGGTGGTGAATATGTCAAGGTTTCAGGGATTTTCGAAGTGCTTTCTATCTCAAGTTCGGCTGTCACATCATTTGTTCTTTCAGTAGCTTCTTTTGTAGTTAATGATCCATGGTGGTTGATTTCAGTGACTTTTTCAGATTCAATCGCTTGAATAGAGATTGAAAGAGCTGTTTCTGGCGATATGTCAGTACTGGCCATCAATGTTGAAGCCGTTGTTATCGATATCGAACCAGTTTCTAAATCTGAAATTGTTGAGTCATGCTGAGTcactggagattttttttcagtgttatttttcaataaaggTAGTTCGGTAGTGTTGCTAGTAAGCGATGATGCATCCGAAGGGTTTTCTTCAACATCTCTCGCTGGGATGGTGATATTTTCCAATTCATCGCCTGCAGCAGTTGTTGCTATAGATTCTGTAGTGTAGGAATCTTCCTTCTCAGAGGCTAAAGCGATTTCAGTGACTGGAAGAGAGTCGGTCGTTGGTAGCCATATCTCAGGTTCCTTCAAGGCGTTATTCAATAACACTGGTCTCATTGgctcaataatttcaaatttatcatcAACAGTCATTAGCTTATCATTATCAATCGCTTCCTTTGGCACAATTGTCTCAGAAGTTGAAGTAATAGGTGTTTCAGATTGTGATTGAGACTGATCTATCTTCATCTCATCGTGTCCAGTGTGTTTTATTGATGTCGAATGAGTTTCAGAAACAATACTGATAACATTGTGCTTAACCTGTTGAGTCGTAGTATCAATGGGCTCCTGAGTTGTTGGAGGATTTGTCATTATTTTGGAAGTGTTGTGCATGAGTTGTACAATGGCGGGTTTCGTGTCGATCTGGTGCGGTCGGTCAATGGATTCACTAGCATCCGTTATCTGATCATTAAAGGTGCTGCTAGAATTTTTCACCATATCCGCAGATATGGTATTCAGTATTTGAAATACTGGCCCATCATGTCCACTCTCGTCCTCGTGACTACTCTGATCACTACTCGAAGTGTTTTGAATTGGTAATTTCTCTTCTACTGTTATAACTGGTACTTGGATCATCGGTTTTTCCGTTATTTCGTCATACACGGGGTGACCCACATACAccggtattttttcattctccggGTATTGGGGTTGTGATGGCTCTGATGAGCTTAGAGGAATGGACTCCCTGTCACCGGAAAGTATTGAGGGAAGAATGCTGCTCCATTCGGAACTTGCGTGGCCAGGAATCTTTGGTATTATGGAGATCAGAGGTGTTGGCTTGTTCAATTCACCTTTCAGGACATTCTGGACGTTTTGTACTACATCTGCAACTCTTGTTCCACCTGTTGGTACCTCACCCGCTTTTTGGGGCTCGTGAATTTCCACTGCCATTGGGGGAAGGTGGCCTCCTCCAGCTGCTATTAAACTCTGAATTTCTTTTTTGGTCATTTGCT comes from the Diachasmimorpha longicaudata isolate KC_UGA_2023 chromosome 11, iyDiaLong2, whole genome shotgun sequence genome and includes:
- the LOC135167594 gene encoding mucin-2 encodes the protein MAIMLKCLPFVALVIYLIMSYLRLAAALPFDENSFDGSENIQNSKARHTIGIASNFFPNHDLLKRKPIRPSELPASPADLLRPDTFQFYTFDKSGEVITKQMTKKEIQSLIAAGGGHLPPMAVEIHEPQKAGEVPTGGTRVADVVQNVQNVLKGELNKPTPLISIIPKIPGHASSEWSSILPSILSGDRESIPLSSSEPSQPQYPENEKIPVYVGHPVYDEITEKPMIQVPVITVEEKLPIQNTSSSDQSSHEDESGHDGPVFQILNTISADMVKNSSSTFNDQITDASESIDRPHQIDTKPAIVQLMHNTSKIMTNPPTTQEPIDTTTQQVKHNVISIVSETHSTSIKHTGHDEMKIDQSQSQSETPITSTSETIVPKEAIDNDKLMTVDDKFEIIEPMRPVLLNNALKEPEIWLPTTDSLPVTEIALASEKEDSYTTESIATTAAGDELENITIPARDVEENPSDASSLTSNTTELPLLKNNTEKKSPVTQHDSTISDLETGSISITTASTLMASTDISPETALSISIQAIESEKVTEINHHGSLTTKEATERTNDVTAELEIESTSKIPETLTYSPPQETPLLIELEDSLSSMISQISEAIIEPSLPFRNNSTNTNSSSPSSTSQDVKNQGIVSSTVPSLSPSIREPSIPNPLLPIFTNTTPSNKMNVTLYDSNTVKVSKLRPSVSTEATETPIVRIDIMAPVETTASPNVNDSMISVEESPVVRIQLTDPVTTVNQIIESLVPERHAAAPELVNLTLPARGSITVNNISSSLIAGFSNNEKSSENLSLIINKVDIVDGEKKEDVQVKLEETTVEAMTTEEWQSTAGYNKTIAMMQQINFDELPMVHSHKIAPVLYKNKTKVESTTLDQPKTPAIKLNNQVSKTDVNFMATSTEVPVSSQANLETTEDDRKNVTDRERTEAQEIAASKTEDNLNLSSISTLIPSQIQLEDLPIVHHRYNKPAVKPMPSISNNVTQKIYTKDEEVAQKLTPFPSLNVYENDPYKKLGETVAPSPPLPPTTEISQTNKTLKIKDQKKDSSMEIMEKLPLIPINHISQSDKKLPKTTPSPLTPPVKKHENYQNSEKWTLIPQKSPSTAVNPKIQAKRPIDEPITAPPIPETTTEPKQKPTDRIPLTHLKTDEALDLSVKALEPDVSYFVNLCNDLAFSFWTATNEGLSSGRSLAVSPFGMTSMLAMVFLGARGPTSEKMNNLLKLDDVASFNPHLIFQNVTDSVGLARKQGIANAAFVRELFADRVKIRKLLPFYKEQAQQFYDGVVAEVNFATISDLVRRRTNLMVRKQTGGRIKDFVRSNTIPLISPLAALSANVFQTDCNSKDASSDGRDGELYFAVSPAVRQRKLVPVPSTVWRAGILAGYEPNLDATAIALGGPHKLVSMIFVIPGQQGFTAPGDNVELLEERLIRGATHDGVWNKLLKVVIPRPGLELQVPKFSHRSVINATAALKKMGLQDLFDKHADLKGINGVGIDLHLTDVLQMNLFSTCGDENIQSGRHHVEVYPSGTQRNARLFALEPKTYQSKVSEPSSSIQREDIDKPRLKLDRPFLYFVRHNPTGLILHMGRFNPRLLP